In Camelina sativa cultivar DH55 chromosome 16, Cs, whole genome shotgun sequence, a single window of DNA contains:
- the LOC104753101 gene encoding protein NETWORKED 4B-like — MRKHSIIRDSLKSFFEPHLHPDNGEFLKGTKTEIDEKVKKILGIVESGDIEEDESKRLVVAELVKEFYKEYESLYRQYDDLTGEIRKKVHGKGENDSSSSSSSDSDSDMKSKRNGRAENDIELVKKQIEDANLEIADLRRKLATTDEEKEAVESEHQEILNKFKESEEICGNLRLEAEKLASENKELNQKLEVAGETESDINQKLEDVKKEREGMEAELEKKSQEVSEYVNQIRNLKDEMENKAKDHENTLEENNRLQAQKNETEAELEREKQEKPALLNQINDVQKALLEQEAAYNTLSQEHKQINGVFEEREATIKKLTDDYNQAREMLEEYMSKMEETERRMQETGKDVASRESAIVDLQDTVESLRNDVEMKGEELESLMEKMSNIEVKLRLSNQKLRVTEQVLTEKEGELKRIEAKHLEEQALLEEKIAMTHETYRGMMKEMSERVAATVLNRFQSLSEKLEEKHKSYEETVVNATKMLLMAKKCVVEMKENKEEMKKEKEEVEKKLEGQVREEEREKEKLKETLLGLGEEKREAIRQLCVWIEHHRDRCEYLEEVLSKMVAARGQRRPQGPQRS; from the exons atgagaaagcATAGTATCATTAGAGACTCCTTGAAATCTTTCTTTGAGCCTCATCTTCATCCTGACAATGGTGAATTTCTCAAAGGAACAAAGACTG AAATAGATGAGAAAGTGAAGAAAATCTTGGGAATTGTTGAGAGTGGGGATATTGAGGAAGATGAATCCAAAAGACTAGTGGTTGCCGAGTTGGTGAAGGAATTCTACAAAGAGTATGAGTCCTTGTATCGCCAATACGATGATTTAACTGGTGAGATCAGGAAAAAAGTTCATGGTAAAGGAGAGAACGacagctcttcttcttcgagctcTGACTCGGATTCAGATATGAAGAGTAAGAGAAACGGGCGGGCTGAGAATGACATAGAGTTGGTTAAGAAACAGATCGAAGATGCAAATCTTGAAATTGCTGATCTCAGAAGGAAGTTAGCAACTAccgatgaagaaaaagaagccgTAGAATCAGAGCACCAAGAGATTTTGAACAAGTTTAAGGAATCAGAAGAGATTTGTGGGAATTTGAGACTTGAAGCTGAGAAGTTAGCGAGTGAAAACAAAGAACTAAATCAGAAACTGGAAGTTGCTGGTGAGACGGAATCTGATATTAATCAGAAGCTAGAAGAtgtgaagaaagagagagagggaatgGAAGCAGAGCTTGAGAAGAAGTCTCAAGAAGTTTCTGAGTATGTGAATCAGATCAGAAATCTAAAAGATGAGATGGAAAACAAGGCTAAAGATCACGAGAATACACTAGAAGAAAATAACCGTCTACAAGCGCAAAAGAACGAAACCGAAGcagaacttgagagagagaagcaagagaAGCCAGCGTTACTGAATCAGATTAACGATGTGCAGAAAGCGTTGTTAGAGCAAGAAGCTGCGTACAATACGCTGAGCCAAGAACATAAACAGATCAACGGTGTGTTCGAAGAACGAGAGGCAACAATCAAGAAGCTGACAGATGACTACAACCAAGCCCGAGAGATGTTGGAAGAGTACATGTCAAAGATGGAAGAGACGGAGAGGAGAATGCAAGAGACCGGTAAAGATGTTGCATCGAGGGAATCTGCGATTGTTGATCTCCAAGATACGGTAGAGAGCCTACGTAATGACGTAGAGATGAAAGGAGAGGAGTTAGAGAGCTTGATGGAGAAGATGAGTAACATCGAGGTTAAACTCCGTTTGTCTAACCAGAAACTGAGAGTAACTGAACAAGTGTTAACGGAGAAAGAAGGAGAGTTGAAGAGAATAGAAGCTAAGCATTTAGAGGAACAAGCATTGCTCGAGGAGAAGATCGCAATGACACATGAAACATATCGAGGCATGATGAAAGAGATGTCAGAGAGAGTGGCTGCAACAGTACTAAACCGGTTCCAATCCCTGTCTGAAAAACTTGAGGAGAAGCACAAAAGCTATGAAGAAACAGTGGTTAATGCCACGAAGATGCTTTTGATGGCGAAGAAGTGTGTGGTAGAGATGAAGGAGAataaagaagagatgaagaaggagaaggaagaggtgGAGAAGAAGCTTGAAGGTCAAGTaagagaagaggaaagagagaaggagaagttgAAGGAGACATTGTTGGGAttaggagaagagaagagagaagcgATAAGACAGTTATGTGTATGGATCGAACACCATAGAGACCGTTGTGAGTATCTTGAAGAGGTTTTGTCCAAAATGGTTGCGGCAAGAGGACAAAGACGGCCACAAGGCCCACAACGATCTTAA